CGAGTTCGGTCTCGCGAGCTGGAGCGACGGCGAAGTGCTGCGGGCGATGCGCGAGGGCGTCGATCGAAACGGCCGGGCGCTCTTCCCGATGATGCCGTACCTCGGCTACCGTCATCTCTCCGACGAGGACGCCCGGGCGATCGTCGCGTATCTCCGCACGCTGCCGCCGATCCACCGGCCCGTTCCGGCCAAGCGCATCCATTTCCCGCTCAACCTCCTCCTCAAATCCGTTCCTCGGCCGCTCGACGGACCGGTCGCTCCCGTCGCGGCCGCCGACTCCGTCGCGTACGGGAAGTACCTCACGACGATCGCGGGATGCCTCGGGTGCCACACGACCGAGGACGCCCGCCACCGGCCGATCCCGGGAATGGAGTTCGCCGGGGGAAACGAGTACCGCGGCCCATGGGGAACCAATCGCTCGGCGAATCTCACGCCGGAAGCGCACACCTGGATGGGACACGCGACGAAAGCCGAGTTCATCGGGCGCTTCAAGGCGTTCGTGCCGCTCGCCGGGAACTCCCCCGTCGCTCCCCGGGGGCAGAACACCGTGATGGGATGGCTCGCGTACTCCGGAATGACGCCGGAGGACCTCGGCGCGATCTACGATTACCTGAAGACCGTCAAGCCGGTGCGCCACGACGTCGTGACCTTCCCGGAGGCGCCCGGCGCCTCCCGCGGGGGGCCCCCGGCCGCCGCGCCATGACGCGGCGCCGGCTCGCGTCGATCTCAACGGCCCTCCTCCTCGGGGCGGCGTTCGCGGCGAGCGCGGCGGTCCCTCCCGCCGCGGAGGGCGATTACACAATACACGATTTCAGGTTCGGAACCGGCGAAACCCTCCGGGAGCTCCGGCTGCACTATCGAACGCTCGGCGCGCCGCGACGCGACGCCGCGGGG
The DNA window shown above is from Thermoanaerobaculia bacterium and carries:
- a CDS encoding cytochrome C, which produces MKKFLRALAATVVVFAAALAALVAFFVLRPPKSRPPSPEKIAITPARVERGRYLVLHVTDCLGCHSDHEFDRFGMPVKAGTEGQGGFAFDEKLGVPGVVCAQNITPDPEFGLASWSDGEVLRAMREGVDRNGRALFPMMPYLGYRHLSDEDARAIVAYLRTLPPIHRPVPAKRIHFPLNLLLKSVPRPLDGPVAPVAAADSVAYGKYLTTIAGCLGCHTTEDARHRPIPGMEFAGGNEYRGPWGTNRSANLTPEAHTWMGHATKAEFIGRFKAFVPLAGNSPVAPRGQNTVMGWLAYSGMTPEDLGAIYDYLKTVKPVRHDVVTFPEAPGASRGGPPAAAP